In a single window of the Pedococcus dokdonensis genome:
- a CDS encoding YifB family Mg chelatase-like AAA ATPase, translated as MLCQNRSFDLPIAVAVATALKLVEPDRVRDLVHLGELALDGSIRAVNGVLPAVLSAVRAGCRDVVVPVDNAAEARLVPGIRVHAVAHLADLIAAYASGAESFGVADPTPPQRPTVVRVPVDLADVVGQEEARMALELAAAGGHHLFLLGPPGSGKTMLAERLATILPRLSREQSIDVLAVRSLLGVTAAELSVEGAPPFVAPHHTATQAAIIGGGSRAVKPGAITQAHHGVLFLDEVPEFKSSVLQSLRQPLESGQVVVSRARSTVLYPARFQLVMAANPCPCGLGYGKGVGCSCTPLAKRAYLGRLSGPLLDRVDLRVQVPAVTRSSLAGTAGESSAVVATRVQGARQAQAQRWAGTPWELNSQVPGSTLRRGRWRLSRAVTTDLDRALDRGQLTLRGYDRVARVGWTIADLAGRDAPTRDDLGQALTLRNHDAVAA; from the coding sequence ATGCTATGTCAAAACCGCAGTTTCGACCTGCCGATCGCCGTCGCCGTGGCGACGGCCCTCAAGCTGGTCGAGCCCGACCGAGTGCGCGACCTCGTGCACCTCGGGGAGCTGGCCCTGGACGGGTCCATCCGTGCCGTGAACGGTGTCCTGCCCGCGGTGCTGAGCGCTGTCCGCGCCGGGTGCCGCGACGTCGTGGTGCCGGTCGACAACGCGGCCGAGGCTCGCCTCGTCCCGGGGATCCGGGTGCACGCCGTGGCCCACCTGGCCGACCTCATCGCGGCCTACGCCTCCGGGGCCGAGTCGTTCGGGGTGGCCGATCCGACCCCGCCGCAGCGTCCCACCGTGGTCAGGGTGCCGGTGGACCTCGCCGACGTGGTGGGGCAGGAGGAGGCCCGGATGGCGCTCGAGCTGGCAGCAGCGGGAGGTCACCACCTCTTCCTGCTCGGGCCACCGGGCTCCGGCAAGACGATGCTCGCCGAACGCCTGGCGACGATCCTGCCCCGGCTGTCGCGCGAGCAGTCGATCGACGTCCTCGCCGTGCGATCGCTGCTCGGCGTCACAGCGGCCGAGCTGTCCGTCGAGGGTGCCCCGCCCTTCGTGGCCCCACACCACACCGCCACCCAGGCGGCGATCATCGGCGGTGGCAGCCGCGCCGTGAAACCCGGTGCCATCACCCAGGCGCACCACGGCGTGCTCTTCCTCGACGAGGTCCCCGAGTTCAAGTCCTCGGTGCTCCAGTCGCTGCGCCAGCCGCTGGAGTCCGGGCAGGTCGTCGTGTCACGGGCGCGGAGCACCGTGCTCTACCCGGCCCGGTTCCAGCTCGTGATGGCCGCCAACCCCTGCCCGTGCGGCCTCGGGTACGGCAAGGGAGTGGGCTGCTCGTGCACCCCCTTGGCCAAACGGGCTTACCTGGGCCGGCTGTCGGGACCGCTGCTCGACCGCGTGGACCTGAGGGTGCAGGTGCCGGCGGTCACGAGGTCGTCGCTGGCGGGGACCGCCGGTGAGAGCAGCGCGGTCGTCGCGACCCGGGTGCAGGGGGCCAGGCAGGCGCAGGCGCAGCGCTGGGCCGGGACGCCCTGGGAGCTCAACAGCCAGGTGCCCGGGTCGACCCTGCGCCGCGGCAGGTGGCGGTTGTCGAGGGCGGTCACGACCGATCTCGACCGCGCGCTCGACCGTGGTCAGCTGACCCTGCGTGGTTACGACCGGGTGGCCCGGGTGGGCTGGACCATCGCCGACCTCGCCGGCCGCGACGCCCCCACTCGCGACGACCTCGGCCAGGCGTTGACCCTGCGCAACCACGACGCGGTCGCGGCATGA
- the dprA gene encoding DNA-processing protein DprA: protein MSGPERTAGTSSTSGTVGRRALAGVRGDRAARLAWARLVEPADAEVARLVATVGAEEALHSVGRDTILGARLEARLPELDVDRDLAIARSLGARLVVPQDAEWPTRLDDLAAPPLCLWVLGEGRLDELAERSVAVVGARAATGYGLHVARELGAGLAERRFTVVSGAAYGIDGAAHEGALAVGGPTVAVVAGGVDRAYPAGHAGLLKRIREDGLVMSEVPPGSAPTKWRFLSRNRVIATLTRGTVVVEAGLRSGSRNTARLAEEHHRLVCAVPGPVSSAVSAGCHELIRSGAQLVTDAAEVAESVGQVGELAPRKQGATEPGDDLAPHHRVVLAALPHRAPIAVAELARRTGLSVIEVRGALGALDVAELALQQGEGWRRVKRR from the coding sequence ATGAGCGGGCCGGAGCGAACCGCCGGGACGAGCTCGACCAGCGGGACCGTCGGCCGCCGTGCTCTCGCGGGCGTGCGCGGCGACCGGGCCGCCCGCCTGGCCTGGGCGCGGCTGGTCGAGCCCGCCGACGCCGAGGTCGCCCGCCTCGTCGCCACGGTGGGGGCGGAGGAAGCCCTGCACTCGGTGGGTCGGGACACCATCTTGGGCGCCCGTCTCGAGGCCCGGCTGCCCGAGCTCGACGTCGATCGCGACCTCGCCATCGCCCGCAGCCTCGGCGCCCGTCTGGTCGTGCCGCAGGACGCCGAGTGGCCGACCCGCCTGGACGACCTCGCCGCACCACCGCTGTGTCTCTGGGTGCTGGGTGAGGGCCGGCTCGACGAGCTGGCCGAGCGCAGCGTCGCGGTCGTGGGCGCCCGGGCGGCCACAGGTTATGGCCTCCACGTGGCCAGGGAGCTGGGCGCGGGCCTCGCGGAGCGCCGGTTCACGGTGGTGTCAGGGGCCGCCTACGGCATCGACGGAGCTGCCCATGAGGGCGCGCTCGCAGTCGGCGGCCCGACCGTCGCGGTCGTGGCGGGAGGGGTCGACCGCGCCTACCCGGCAGGCCACGCCGGCCTGCTCAAGCGGATCCGCGAGGACGGTCTCGTGATGAGCGAGGTGCCACCTGGCTCGGCACCGACGAAGTGGCGCTTCCTCAGTCGCAACCGTGTCATCGCGACCCTGACGCGGGGGACGGTCGTCGTCGAGGCCGGCCTGCGCAGCGGGTCGCGCAACACGGCCCGCCTGGCCGAAGAACACCACCGCCTGGTCTGCGCCGTGCCCGGGCCGGTGTCGTCGGCGGTGTCTGCGGGCTGCCATGAGCTGATCAGGAGCGGGGCACAGCTCGTCACCGACGCGGCGGAGGTCGCCGAGTCGGTGGGGCAGGTCGGGGAGCTGGCCCCCCGCAAGCAGGGTGCGACCGAGCCGGGCGACGACCTCGCCCCTCACCATCGAGTGGTGCTGGCGGCCCTGCCGCACCGCGCCCCGATCGCCGTCGCGGAGCTGGCGCGACGCACCGGGCTGAGTGTGATCGAGGTGCGAGGTGCGCTCGGAGCCCTCGACGTGGCCGAGCTCGCGCTCCAGCAGGGGGAGGGGTGGCGTCGGGTGAAGCGCCGCTGA
- a CDS encoding tyrosine recombinase XerC: MTESPAQTLLAFERHLRSERGRSEHTTRAYLGDLRGLVDFLRVECGIDDLAEVGLRELRGWLAAQADAGAARSTIARRSAAARTFLGWATRTGRIAQDPSLRLVAPKRADHLPEVLRQGDATALMDLAAVASDDQDPIRLRDRAALELLYASGIRVGELTALDVDDLDLAGGVVRVMGKGGKERTVPFGAPAREAVEAWLTLGRPQVVVAASGPALFLGRRGRRADARQIRSAVHELLAHLPDAPDLGPHGLRHSAATHLLEGGADLRLVQELLGHASLATTQIYTHVSVDRLKASYRQAHPRA; encoded by the coding sequence GTGACCGAGTCCCCTGCGCAGACGCTGTTGGCGTTCGAGCGCCACCTGCGCAGCGAGCGGGGCCGATCGGAGCACACGACTCGGGCCTACCTGGGCGACCTGCGCGGGCTGGTGGACTTCCTCCGCGTGGAGTGCGGCATCGACGACCTCGCCGAGGTGGGTCTGCGCGAGCTGCGGGGGTGGCTCGCGGCCCAGGCCGACGCTGGTGCGGCGCGGTCGACGATCGCACGCCGCTCGGCAGCGGCACGCACCTTCCTGGGCTGGGCGACCAGGACCGGTCGCATCGCCCAGGACCCGTCGCTGCGACTGGTCGCGCCGAAGCGCGCCGACCACCTCCCGGAGGTGCTGCGTCAGGGCGACGCCACGGCGCTGATGGACCTCGCCGCCGTCGCCAGCGACGACCAGGACCCGATCCGGCTGCGAGACCGGGCGGCCCTGGAGCTGTTGTACGCCAGCGGGATCCGGGTCGGTGAGCTGACCGCCCTCGACGTGGACGACCTCGACCTCGCTGGTGGAGTCGTCAGGGTGATGGGCAAGGGGGGCAAGGAGCGCACCGTGCCGTTCGGGGCTCCGGCCCGCGAGGCCGTCGAGGCGTGGCTGACCCTCGGCCGCCCACAGGTGGTGGTCGCCGCCAGCGGCCCGGCGCTGTTCCTGGGCCGACGGGGCCGTCGAGCCGACGCGCGCCAGATCCGGTCCGCCGTGCACGAGCTGCTCGCCCACCTGCCGGACGCCCCAGACCTCGGTCCGCACGGCCTGCGGCACAGCGCGGCCACCCACCTGCTCGAAGGTGGAGCCGACCTGCGCCTCGTGCAGGAGCTCCTGGGCCACGCCTCGCTGGCGACGACGCAGATCTACACCCATGTCTCGGTCGACCGCCTCAAGGCCTCCTACCGCCAGGCCCACCCGCGTGCCTGA
- a CDS encoding DUF3152 domain-containing protein — MREDLPDTRGARRRRRGPSRQVRLRRTIAVTVLLVLVAVVTVRLTRGGDTPLVDAASSGSRPTTSAPSSSSTSKTPNNEDGSSTTETSTSTTKVPQNGNGKITVVSVPGADVPSAGRTVKYTVEIEGGLGVDPAEVGATVEGILLDPRGWQKVDGVRFVNVSPAQEATGAHVDVRVTLASPGLTDKLCAPMRTLSQVSCWNGERSVLNFRRWAQGDDSYGDDVARYRVYQVNHEVGHGIGHQHKMCPGKGERAPVMVQQTLDLGGCKPWPYPSGA; from the coding sequence GTGCGTGAGGACCTGCCGGACACCCGCGGGGCGCGTCGACGCCGTCGCGGGCCCAGCCGCCAGGTGCGCCTGCGTCGCACCATCGCGGTGACCGTGCTGCTGGTCCTCGTCGCCGTGGTGACGGTGCGGCTCACCCGGGGTGGGGACACCCCGCTCGTCGATGCCGCGTCCTCCGGGAGCCGGCCGACGACCTCTGCGCCCAGCTCCTCCTCGACCAGCAAGACGCCGAACAACGAGGACGGCTCATCGACCACCGAGACCTCGACGTCGACGACGAAGGTCCCGCAGAACGGCAACGGCAAGATCACCGTCGTGTCCGTGCCCGGGGCCGACGTGCCGAGCGCCGGCCGGACGGTCAAGTACACCGTCGAGATCGAGGGTGGCCTCGGGGTCGACCCCGCTGAGGTGGGCGCCACGGTGGAGGGCATCCTGCTCGATCCCCGGGGCTGGCAGAAGGTCGACGGCGTGCGTTTCGTCAACGTCAGCCCGGCCCAGGAGGCCACGGGAGCGCATGTCGACGTGCGTGTCACCCTGGCCAGTCCCGGCCTCACCGACAAGCTCTGCGCACCGATGAGGACGCTGTCGCAGGTGTCCTGCTGGAACGGCGAGCGATCCGTCCTGAACTTCCGTCGCTGGGCCCAGGGCGACGACAGCTACGGCGACGACGTCGCGCGCTACCGGGTCTACCAGGTCAACCACGAGGTCGGCCACGGCATCGGCCACCAGCACAAGATGTGTCCGGGCAAGGGCGAGCGCGCCCCCGTCATGGTGCAGCAGACGCTCGACCTCGGCGGCTGCAAGCCGTGGCCCTACCCGTCGGGCGCCTGA
- a CDS encoding M23 family metallopeptidase has translation MRFLLLLPLLVLGVTSMEAPPVPTAPDPPGTASPVGSRAATLAPQGHWSWPMSPRPRVVRPFTPPATAYGPGHRGVDLSGASVGAGVGAGVGAGVGAGVGAGVGAGPLVLAVDSGTVTHVGRVAGRGTVTVLHRSGVRSTYEPVVVSVERGQSVTRGAELGRLEATGSHCSGGCLHLGALRGTRYLDPLILLVGGRPVRLLPLVQAPDG, from the coding sequence GTGCGATTCCTCCTGCTCCTGCCTCTCCTCGTGCTCGGTGTCACGTCGATGGAGGCGCCGCCGGTGCCGACCGCACCGGACCCGCCTGGCACGGCGTCCCCCGTCGGCAGCCGTGCGGCGACCCTTGCCCCCCAGGGCCACTGGTCGTGGCCGATGTCGCCACGCCCTCGGGTGGTCCGCCCGTTCACCCCGCCGGCCACGGCCTACGGGCCCGGCCACCGTGGCGTCGACCTCTCCGGAGCCAGCGTCGGTGCAGGTGTCGGTGCAGGTGTCGGTGCAGGTGTCGGTGCAGGTGTCGGTGCTGGCGTCGGTGCTGGCCCGCTGGTCCTCGCGGTGGACTCCGGCACGGTCACCCACGTGGGTCGGGTCGCCGGTCGTGGCACGGTGACCGTCCTGCACAGGTCGGGGGTGCGCTCGACCTACGAACCGGTCGTCGTCTCGGTCGAGCGAGGTCAGTCCGTGACGCGGGGCGCCGAGCTCGGCCGGCTGGAGGCCACCGGTTCACACTGCTCGGGTGGTTGCCTGCACCTGGGCGCGCTGCGCGGCACCCGTTACCTCGACCCGCTGATCCTGCTCGTGGGTGGCAGACCGGTGCGCCTGCTCCCGCTGGTTCAGGCGCCCGACGGGTAG
- a CDS encoding pyridoxal phosphate-dependent aminotransferase, with protein MARPPGKPALAPFGTTIFAEMTALATEHGAVNLGQGFPDTDGPQAMLDAAKAAIDGGRNQYPPGPGVPELLEAVAAHQSRFYGLELDPRSQVLVTVGATEAIAATILALCEPGDEVVTFEPYYDSYAASIALAGATRRTSVLRFPDFAVDEESLRAAFSPRTRMVLLNTPHNPTGKVFTRAELELVCALAREHDAWVVTDEVYEHLVFDDAEHVPVATLAGMGERTLTISSAGKTFSATGWKVGWVSGPAAAIAAVRAVKQFLTFVGSGPFQPAVAVALGLGDDVYAGLASSLQAKRDLLVAGLRSAGLEVSVPRGTYFVVADAAPIGAVDALAFCRELPARAGVVGVPVSVFHDDVDAARTLVRFAFCKRDEVLHEAVQRLGRN; from the coding sequence ATGGCTCGTCCCCCAGGCAAACCTGCTCTCGCACCGTTCGGCACCACGATCTTCGCGGAGATGACCGCACTGGCCACGGAGCACGGCGCCGTCAACCTCGGCCAGGGTTTCCCCGACACCGACGGCCCGCAGGCGATGCTCGATGCCGCCAAGGCGGCGATCGACGGCGGCCGCAACCAGTACCCGCCCGGCCCCGGTGTGCCCGAGCTGCTCGAGGCCGTCGCCGCCCACCAGTCGAGGTTCTACGGCCTCGAGCTCGACCCGCGCTCGCAGGTGCTCGTCACCGTCGGCGCCACCGAGGCGATCGCCGCCACGATCCTCGCGCTGTGCGAGCCGGGTGACGAGGTGGTCACCTTCGAGCCCTACTACGACTCGTATGCCGCGTCGATCGCCCTGGCCGGCGCGACCCGGCGCACGTCGGTGCTGCGCTTCCCCGACTTCGCGGTCGACGAGGAGTCGCTGCGCGCTGCGTTCTCCCCCCGCACCCGGATGGTGCTGCTCAACACGCCGCACAACCCCACCGGCAAGGTGTTCACGCGCGCTGAGCTCGAGCTGGTCTGCGCGCTGGCGCGCGAGCACGACGCGTGGGTGGTCACCGACGAGGTGTACGAGCACCTCGTCTTCGACGACGCCGAGCACGTGCCCGTCGCGACGCTGGCCGGCATGGGCGAGCGCACGCTCACCATCTCGTCGGCCGGCAAGACCTTCTCGGCGACCGGCTGGAAGGTGGGCTGGGTGAGCGGTCCGGCCGCTGCGATCGCGGCCGTCCGCGCAGTGAAGCAGTTCCTCACCTTCGTCGGGTCCGGGCCGTTCCAGCCGGCGGTGGCCGTCGCGCTGGGCCTCGGCGATGACGTGTATGCCGGTCTGGCGAGCTCGCTGCAGGCCAAGCGGGACCTGCTCGTGGCCGGGTTGCGGTCGGCTGGGTTGGAGGTGTCGGTGCCTCGCGGCACCTACTTCGTGGTCGCCGACGCCGCCCCGATCGGGGCGGTCGACGCGCTCGCCTTCTGTCGTGAGCTCCCGGCTCGGGCGGGAGTCGTGGGAGTGCCGGTGTCGGTGTTCCACGACGACGTCGACGCCGCCCGGACGCTCGTGCGTTTCGCGTTCTGCAAGCGTGACGAGGTGTTGCACGAAGCCGTGCAGCGGCTGGGCCGCAACTGA
- a CDS encoding MFS transporter — protein sequence MTSLLSRFGEWVAPSRMGAPFRWNLASSWMGQLGDGIALAAGPLLVASLTRDPALIAAAAMVQNLPTLLLGLYAGAVADRVDRRRLVLVANLIRVVVLAVLVMTIATGTVSIALLLVTLFAVGVAELFADTGWRAVLPMIVPKADLGIGNARQMSGFLVANQFIGPAVGASLFALGSAVPFGVQGTALLLSAALFSRVRLPRRAEELRPEQHIGHDILDGLRWIAGNAPIRTLTLVIFIFNITWGAPWGVLVYWAQERLGVGAVGFGLLTTCSAVGGVTSVLLYDRLERRVPLDRLMKTCLALEVVTHLALALTTVQWVAMAIMVVFGGYAFVWGSLSSAVRQRATPDELQGRVGSVYWLGLIVGLLVGQFVGGLIARHFGAAAPFWFAFVGSGVTLLAVWRQLGHIAHADQTHAEGDG from the coding sequence GTGACCTCCCTCCTCTCCCGGTTCGGCGAGTGGGTGGCACCGTCGCGGATGGGGGCGCCGTTCCGCTGGAACCTCGCCTCCTCGTGGATGGGGCAGCTGGGCGACGGGATCGCCCTGGCCGCTGGTCCGCTGCTGGTGGCCTCGCTGACCCGCGACCCGGCCCTGATCGCTGCGGCGGCGATGGTCCAGAACCTGCCCACCCTCCTGCTCGGTCTGTATGCCGGTGCCGTCGCCGACCGCGTCGACCGTCGCCGGCTGGTGCTGGTCGCCAACCTGATCCGGGTCGTCGTGCTCGCCGTGCTGGTCATGACCATCGCCACCGGGACGGTCTCGATCGCCCTGCTCCTGGTGACGCTGTTCGCGGTCGGGGTGGCCGAGCTCTTCGCCGACACGGGCTGGCGGGCGGTCCTGCCGATGATCGTCCCCAAGGCCGACCTCGGGATCGGGAACGCCCGCCAGATGTCGGGCTTCCTCGTCGCGAACCAGTTCATCGGCCCGGCGGTCGGCGCGAGCCTCTTCGCCCTGGGGTCGGCCGTCCCGTTCGGCGTCCAGGGCACCGCACTCCTGCTCTCGGCGGCGCTGTTCTCCAGGGTGCGCCTCCCGCGCCGGGCCGAGGAGCTGCGCCCCGAGCAGCACATCGGGCACGACATCCTCGACGGCCTCCGCTGGATCGCGGGCAATGCCCCGATCCGGACCCTGACGCTCGTCATCTTCATCTTCAACATCACGTGGGGCGCTCCGTGGGGCGTGCTCGTCTACTGGGCGCAGGAGCGGTTGGGCGTGGGGGCCGTCGGCTTCGGCCTGCTGACGACCTGTTCAGCGGTGGGCGGTGTCACCTCGGTGCTGCTCTACGACCGGCTCGAACGTCGGGTGCCCCTCGACCGGCTGATGAAGACCTGCCTCGCCCTCGAGGTCGTCACGCACCTCGCCCTCGCACTGACGACGGTGCAGTGGGTGGCGATGGCGATCATGGTGGTGTTCGGCGGATACGCGTTCGTGTGGGGCTCGCTGTCGTCGGCGGTGCGCCAGCGGGCGACCCCCGACGAGCTGCAGGGCCGGGTCGGCAGCGTCTACTGGCTGGGGCTGATCGTCGGCCTGCTCGTCGGCCAGTTCGTGGGCGGCCTGATCGCGCGGCACTTCGGGGCCGCCGCGCCCTTCTGGTTCGCCTTCGTCGGCTCCGGTGTGACCCTGCTGGCGGTGTGGCGCCAGCTCGGGCACATCGCGCACGCGGACCAGACCCACGCTGAGGGCGACGGCTAG
- the rpsB gene encoding 30S ribosomal protein S2: MAVVTMRQLLESGVHFGHQTRRWNPKMKRFIMTERNGIYIIDLQQSLTYINNAFEFVKETVAHGGSILFVGTKKQAQEPIAEQATRVGMPYVNHRWLGGMLTNFNTISKRLTRLKELEELDYDNVAASGYTKKELLIFKREKDKLEKTLGGIRNMAKVPSAVWVVDTKKEHLAVDEARKLGLPVIAILDTNCDPDEVDYKIPGNDDAIRSVTLLTRVIADAVAEGLIARSSGKSGEQAEGVVAGDEPLAEWERELLGGDAAETAQAAAPEAGETAAADATEAAPAEAPAEVEAAAPVAEATPAAADETATEGTAAEASADADAKA, encoded by the coding sequence ATGGCCGTCGTCACCATGCGCCAGCTCCTCGAGAGCGGCGTCCACTTCGGGCACCAGACCCGTCGCTGGAACCCCAAGATGAAGCGCTTCATCATGACCGAGCGCAACGGCATCTACATCATCGACCTGCAGCAGTCGCTGACCTACATCAACAACGCCTTCGAGTTCGTCAAGGAGACGGTCGCCCACGGTGGGTCGATCCTCTTCGTCGGCACGAAGAAGCAGGCGCAGGAGCCGATCGCCGAGCAGGCGACGCGCGTCGGGATGCCCTACGTCAACCACCGCTGGCTCGGCGGCATGCTCACCAACTTCAACACGATCTCCAAGCGGCTCACCCGCCTCAAGGAGCTCGAGGAGCTCGACTACGACAACGTCGCGGCTTCGGGCTACACCAAGAAGGAACTCCTGATCTTCAAGCGGGAGAAGGACAAGCTCGAGAAGACCCTCGGCGGCATCCGCAACATGGCCAAGGTCCCCTCCGCGGTGTGGGTCGTCGACACCAAGAAGGAGCACCTGGCCGTCGACGAGGCCCGCAAGCTCGGCCTCCCGGTCATCGCGATTCTCGACACCAACTGCGACCCCGACGAGGTCGACTACAAGATCCCCGGCAACGACGACGCCATCCGCTCGGTCACCCTGCTGACCCGCGTGATCGCCGACGCCGTCGCCGAGGGCCTGATCGCCCGCAGCTCCGGCAAGTCCGGCGAGCAGGCCGAGGGTGTCGTCGCGGGTGACGAGCCCCTCGCCGAGTGGGAGCGCGAGCTCCTCGGTGGCGACGCCGCCGAGACCGCTCAGGCTGCCGCCCCCGAGGCCGGCGAGACCGCTGCCGCTGACGCGACCGAGGCCGCTCCGGCCGAGGCTCCCGCCGAGGTCGAGGCTGCCGCTCCCGTCGCGGAGGCCACCCCGGCCGCCGCCGACGAGACCGCCACCGAGGGCACCGCTGCGGAGGCCTCGGCCGACGCCGACGCCAAGGCCTGA
- the tsf gene encoding translation elongation factor Ts — protein sequence MANYTAADIKALRESTGAGMLDVKKALDEADGDQAKATEILRVKGLKGVTKREGRTTSNGLVNAQAGDGVGTLVEVLCETDFVAKGEKFIALAGQVLAQAVASGAADADALLKSSLEDGTTVQELLDGANATIGEKIEVKRVARVEAPVVVSYLHKTSPDLPAQIGVLVGAEGGDEQVARDVAMHIAAFSPSVLTRDEVDAETVENERRVAEATAKEEGKPEAALPKIVEGRVNGFFKENVLLEQAFAKDAKKTVEKVLAEAGTKVTSFARFRVGG from the coding sequence ATGGCGAACTACACCGCCGCTGACATCAAGGCCCTTCGCGAGTCCACCGGCGCCGGCATGCTCGACGTCAAGAAGGCGCTCGACGAGGCCGACGGCGACCAGGCCAAGGCCACCGAGATCCTTCGCGTGAAGGGCCTCAAGGGCGTCACCAAGCGCGAGGGTCGCACCACGTCCAACGGCCTGGTCAACGCCCAGGCCGGTGACGGCGTGGGCACCCTCGTCGAGGTCCTGTGCGAGACCGACTTCGTGGCCAAGGGCGAGAAGTTCATCGCCCTCGCCGGCCAGGTCCTCGCCCAGGCCGTCGCCTCGGGCGCGGCTGACGCCGACGCCCTGCTGAAGAGCTCGCTCGAGGACGGCACCACCGTCCAGGAGCTGCTCGACGGCGCCAACGCGACCATCGGCGAGAAGATCGAGGTCAAGCGGGTCGCCCGCGTCGAGGCCCCGGTCGTCGTGTCCTACCTGCACAAGACCAGCCCCGACCTGCCTGCGCAGATCGGTGTCCTGGTGGGTGCCGAGGGTGGCGACGAGCAGGTCGCGCGTGACGTGGCCATGCACATCGCCGCGTTCAGCCCCTCCGTGCTGACCCGCGACGAGGTCGACGCCGAGACGGTCGAGAACGAGCGTCGGGTCGCCGAGGCCACCGCGAAGGAGGAGGGCAAGCCCGAGGCCGCCCTCCCGAAGATCGTCGAGGGTCGCGTGAACGGCTTCTTCAAGGAGAACGTCCTGCTCGAGCAGGCGTTCGCCAAGGACGCCAAGAAGACCGTCGAGAAGGTCCTGGCCGAGGCGGGCACGAAGGTCACCTCCTTCGCCCGCTTCCGCGTCGGCGGCTGA
- a CDS encoding iron chaperone yields MPTTAKKTTAKTRAKTTATRATATKATAAKAAAKTAGSKSAFTADERAAMRERNKEAKGAGSAQDLLDKIAEMPPEDRVLAERIHQLVTEAAPALQPSTWYGMPAWKRDGKAVVFFKPASKFKARYATFEFNDSAMLDDGTMWPIGYAVTALTPALEKQITALVTKAAG; encoded by the coding sequence ATGCCGACCACCGCCAAGAAGACCACTGCGAAGACCAGGGCAAAGACCACCGCCACGAGGGCGACCGCGACGAAGGCGACCGCGGCGAAGGCCGCGGCCAAGACCGCCGGCAGCAAGAGCGCCTTCACCGCCGACGAGCGTGCCGCGATGCGGGAGCGCAACAAGGAGGCCAAGGGGGCCGGTAGTGCGCAGGACCTGCTCGACAAGATCGCCGAGATGCCCCCGGAGGACCGTGTGCTGGCCGAGCGCATCCACCAGCTCGTGACCGAGGCCGCTCCGGCGCTCCAGCCCTCGACCTGGTACGGCATGCCGGCCTGGAAGCGGGACGGGAAGGCCGTGGTGTTCTTCAAGCCGGCCAGCAAGTTCAAGGCGCGGTACGCGACGTTCGAGTTCAACGACAGCGCGATGCTCGACGACGGGACCATGTGGCCGATCGGCTACGCGGTGACTGCCCTGACCCCGGCGCTGGAGAAGCAGATCACCGCCCTGGTCACGAAGGCCGCGGGCTGA